The window GACATCGGGATGACGGTGCAGCCGGCGCGCTCGGCACCGTAGTGCGCGCCCAGGCCGCCGGTGAAGAGGCCGTAGCCGTAGGCCACGTGCACGATGTCGCCGGCCCGCCCGCCCGCGGCGCGTATGGAGCGCGCCACGAGGTTCGCCCAGTGCTCGATGTCCTGCAGGGTGTATCCCACGACGGTCGGCTTGCCGGTGGTGCCCGAGGAGGCATGGATGCGCGCCACCTGCTCGCGCGGCACGGCGAACATGCCGAAGGGATAGTTGTCGCGCAGGTCCTTCTTGACGGTGAAGGGGAACTTGGCGATGTCGCTCAGCTGGGTCAAGTCGCCGGGGTGTACGCCGCGGGCATCGAAGGCCTGGCGGTAGTGGGGCACCTTGTCGTAGGCGCGCTGCAGCGTGGCCTTGAGGCGTTGCAGCTGCAGCGCGGCGATCTCGTCGCGGCTCGCGGTTTCGATGGCTTCGAGATCACCGGGCGAAGGGTGTCGGACGGGCATGGATGTCTCCTCAAATCCTGGGGGCGGTTGCGTTCACGCCGGTGCGACCGGCTTGCCCTTCAAAGTGTAGGAACGTCCTCGGAACACCGCGACCCGCTCGCCGCGCTGGTTCAGCACCTCCGTGTCGTAGACGCCCGTGCGGCCGGTCTTCGAGACCTCGACGCAGCGCGCGACCAGCCGATCCCCCTCGCGCGCCGGCGCCACGAAGTCGATGCCGAAGCCCGACGCGACGGTCACCTCGTTGTAGGAGTTGCAGGCATAGGCAAAGGCCGAATCGGCCAGCGCCGAGATGAAGCCGCCGTGGCAGATGTCATGGCCGTTGAGCATGTCTTCGCGCACGGTCATGGTGACATCGGCGCGGCCGGGCGCGATGGCCTCGATTTCCATGCCGAGGCCGCGCACGGCGCGGTCCCGGGCGAACATGGCATCGCGCACGCGTTCCGCGGTGTGCTGGGCGTGGGTGTCGCTCATCGATGTGGCCTTCTCAGCGATCGTCGAACTGCGGCAGGCGCTTGG is drawn from Variovorax sp. PBS-H4 and contains these coding sequences:
- the paaI gene encoding hydroxyphenylacetyl-CoA thioesterase PaaI, with product MSDTHAQHTAERVRDAMFARDRAVRGLGMEIEAIAPGRADVTMTVREDMLNGHDICHGGFISALADSAFAYACNSYNEVTVASGFGIDFVAPAREGDRLVARCVEVSKTGRTGVYDTEVLNQRGERVAVFRGRSYTLKGKPVAPA